In Lacinutrix sp. Bg11-31, the DNA window ATTTTCTTTTCCTTTTTCAGAAAAATCATTCAATCTATCTATAAAATGGGTGTCTTTGGCTAAAAAATAAAGGCTGGAAGATAAAGTAATGAGCTCTAGTAAGGTTTTAGTTTTCATGATATTGCATATTTGGTTTACGCTTTTTACCACAATATATTATGATAAGCGGTATTTAAATATGATTTAAATCAGCTATGGGTTTTAAGTAAGTATTTTCAAGATTGAAACAGGAGGTAGTTGTGGGTTTTTAATTTATGTTAAGTAATAGATATTTGTAACAAATAACTTACAGGAGATACTTAGGGCTTTACGAGTAGAGTTAGTAATTAATTTAAACAAAAAAACCACCTTGCTTTTGCAAAGTGGTTTTAATAACTACTAATTTTTCTTTTTTAATTACTTATCAATAGAACCTAAAACACGTTTCATAAAACCATTAACTGCATCTTTTTTAGTTGCACCATCTTTAATCATTTTATTAACTTCAATGGCACCATACATATTAGAAATTAGCTCTCCAATAACGTCTAGTTCTTCATCTTTTAGAGATGGTACTTCGGTTAAGGCTTCTAGAGTTTCAATGGTTTCGACTAGGTAGTCTTCGTCATTGTCTTCTATAAATTGTGTAAGGTGTTTTATTACTGGTAATTTCATTGATAATTTTATTTTATTTAATAAACTGGTGTTCTCGATACAAATACGATAAAAAATCGAATGCACTCGAACTGACGTTTATTACTTCCGCGAAAGCGAAAATGATATTATTTATGCTACTTCGTTAACTAATTCTTTTAAAACGTCGAATTTGTTAGTCTGTACTTGATTCACAAATTTCCCACCTTTAAAAGCAGCAAACGTTGGTAAATTATCTACAGTAGCTAATTTTCTAGATTCCGGGAATTTTTCCGCGTCAGCGATAACAAATGTTATATTTTCTAACTCTCCAGCTAATTTCTTAACCTTTGGTTTCATAATACGACAGTTACCACACCATGTTGCAGAATATTGCACAACAACAGTGTCGTTATTAGCAATAATTTCGGCTAAATTATCTTGACTTAATTCTTGAACCATGTTTAATTAGTTTACGTGGTTTGCTAAATACTCTGCAGTACCAGTTCTATTAGCACTCATTGCGTCTTTTCCTTCTTCCCAGTTTGCAGGACATACTTCACCTTTTTCTTGTACGTGCGTTAATGCATCGATAATACGTAAAAATTCGTTTACGTTTCTACCAATTGGCATGTTGTTTACACCTTCGTGTTGTACAACACCATCTTCGTCTATTACGTAAGTTGCTCTGTATGTTACGTTGTCTCCATCTACGGTTACAACACCAGTTTCTTCGTTATACTTCTCGTTAGTAATATCTAAAATACCTAAAGTATTTGCTAAGTTACGGTTAGAATCTGCTAAAATTGGGTAAGTAACACCTTCAATTCCACCATTGTCTTTTGGTGTGTTTAACCATGCAAAGTGAACTTCTGGAGTATCACAAGAAGCGCCAATTACAATTGTGTTTCTTTTTTCGAATTCTGCTTTAGCAGCTTCAAAAGCATGTAATTCTGTTGGGCAAACAAAAGTAAAATCTTTTGGGTACCAGAATAATAATACTTTTTTCTTGTTGTTTTTTGCTTCTTCAAGAACGTTTAATTTAAAGGTGTCACCCATTTCGTTCATTGCATCCACATTTAAATCTGGGAATTGTTTTCCTACTATTGCCATTGGTATAAAATTTTATAAATTATTATATTGTTTTCAGTTTACAAAGATACATTAGAAGACAAAAAAAATAGCTTAATAAAATCTTTAAATCTTATTAAGCTATAAATTTTGATTATAGTAAAAGGAAAAAACGATAATTTTTAGTTATTTATCTTTGAGTAGTCTTATTTTAATATTAAGTGCAGCAAACAAAAGTGTTGTAAAAGGACTTAGCCAATTAAAAACGGCATACACAAAGTATTCACTAACACCTACGCCTAAAACGCTAGATTGGTATGCACCACAAGTGTTCCAAGGTATTAATACAGAGGTTACTGTTCCAGAGTCTTCAAGTGTTCTACTTAAATTTTCAGGCGCAAGGCCTTTATCTTCATATGCTTTTTTAAACATCTTACCAGGAATTACTAATGCTAAATACTGGTCGCTTGCAATAGCGTTTAAACCTAAACAGCTTAAAACAGTACTCGCAAATAGTCCAAAAACAGTTGTTGCTACAGACAGTAAAGCTTTTGTTATTCTAGCTAAAGCACCAATAGCATCCATAACACCACCAAAAACCATAGCGCAACAAATAAGATAGATGGTCCAGAGCATGCCACTCATTCCGCCAGAACTAAAGAGATCGTTTAATTTTGGGTTATCGGTAACTATACTAGTATCTGTTAAAACAGCAGTGGTAATCGCTCCTATTTTAGTTTCTGCTAATCCGTTTAAAATTTCTGGCTGAAATATAAAAGCAAAAATGGCAGCTAAAGCAACTCCAATACCTAAAGCTATAAGTGGTTTTGTTTTTAGTAAAATTAATCCAACAACTACTAATGGAACAACAAATAACCAAGGTGTAATGTTAAATGTAGCATCCATAGTTGCTAGTAAGCCGCTAATATCTGCGCTTCCTGTTGTGTCTATAGTTGCACTTAATATTGCAAAAACGATTAATGTAATTATAATTGTAGGTACTGTAGTAATTGTCATATAGCGAATATGTGTAAACAAATCTGTTCCAGCCATTGCAGGAGCAAGGTTTGTAGTATCGCTTAAAGGCGACATTTTATCTCCAAAGTAAGCGCCAGAAATAACAGCTCCAGCAATCATTCCTGTTGGGATTCCAAGTGC includes these proteins:
- a CDS encoding peroxiredoxin: MAIVGKQFPDLNVDAMNEMGDTFKLNVLEEAKNNKKKVLLFWYPKDFTFVCPTELHAFEAAKAEFEKRNTIVIGASCDTPEVHFAWLNTPKDNGGIEGVTYPILADSNRNLANTLGILDITNEKYNEETGVVTVDGDNVTYRATYVIDEDGVVQHEGVNNMPIGRNVNEFLRIIDALTHVQEKGEVCPANWEEGKDAMSANRTGTAEYLANHVN
- a CDS encoding Na+/H+ antiporter NhaC family protein, which translates into the protein MQDDNLSEININDDQKIIENKELNFFEALIPVIILMSLLAYNIFFVEGQEWFGAYTNQIILLIGGFVAMIDGFFNKVPLMIMIKEVWENLKSVFVPLMILFLVGALAGTWLISGIIPAMVYYGLQVLNPSIFLPASVIIAAIISIATGSSWTTSATVGIALIGIGSALGIPTGMIAGAVISGAYFGDKMSPLSDTTNLAPAMAGTDLFTHIRYMTITTVPTIIITLIVFAILSATIDTTGSADISGLLATMDATFNITPWLFVVPLVVVGLILLKTKPLIALGIGVALAAIFAFIFQPEILNGLAETKIGAITTAVLTDTSIVTDNPKLNDLFSSGGMSGMLWTIYLICCAMVFGGVMDAIGALARITKALLSVATTVFGLFASTVLSCLGLNAIASDQYLALVIPGKMFKKAYEDKGLAPENLSRTLEDSGTVTSVLIPWNTCGAYQSSVLGVGVSEYFVYAVFNWLSPFTTLLFAALNIKIRLLKDK
- a CDS encoding co-chaperone YbbN produces the protein MVQELSQDNLAEIIANNDTVVVQYSATWCGNCRIMKPKVKKLAGELENITFVIADAEKFPESRKLATVDNLPTFAAFKGGKFVNQVQTNKFDVLKELVNEVA